The Alphaproteobacteria bacterium genome contains a region encoding:
- a CDS encoding TRAP transporter large permease, with amino-acid sequence MEIFILIGGFTVVCLLGMPVAYALGIASILAALYVDIPLEAVMLKVAGGMSGFSLLAIPFFVLAGAIMAVGGMAERLVNLARVFVGALRGGMALVNILASTMFGCISGSSVADTAAVGSVMIPQMIKNGYPRLFAVNVTISGSLQPLLVPPSHNMIIYSIAAGGTISIAHLFMGGIIPALLLGLSLIILVLIISYRNDYPKGEIVPLRQVFWIFVDAIWGMITVLIILGGILSGVFTPTESGAVACVYAFLVTMFVYRDVKWSEVPKLIGRVVRTVGMVMIMIGFSIAFGYMMAIMRVPAIATQFFIDISSDKYTFLLWINILLLLLGTFMDLAPMLLICTPIFLPVIKTFGIDPVHFGIIMILNLGIGLLTPPVGPTMVVGCAIGRVSMEAVSRSILIFYVPMVIVLMLVTYIPALTLWLPSAVLGK; translated from the coding sequence ATGGAAATCTTCATCCTCATCGGCGGCTTTACGGTCGTCTGCCTGCTCGGCATGCCGGTCGCCTATGCGCTTGGTATCGCATCCATTCTGGCCGCGCTTTACGTCGACATCCCGCTCGAAGCCGTAATGCTCAAGGTCGCGGGCGGCATGAGCGGCTTTTCGCTGCTGGCGATCCCGTTCTTCGTGCTCGCCGGCGCCATCATGGCGGTCGGTGGCATGGCGGAGCGCCTCGTCAACCTCGCCAGGGTGTTCGTCGGCGCCCTGCGCGGCGGCATGGCGCTGGTCAACATCCTGGCGTCTACCATGTTCGGCTGCATCTCGGGCTCGTCGGTTGCCGACACCGCCGCGGTCGGCTCGGTGATGATCCCGCAGATGATCAAGAACGGCTATCCGCGCCTGTTCGCCGTCAACGTGACGATCTCCGGCTCGCTCCAGCCGCTGCTGGTGCCGCCCTCGCACAACATGATCATCTATTCGATCGCGGCCGGCGGCACGATCTCGATCGCGCACCTGTTCATGGGCGGCATCATCCCGGCGCTGCTGCTTGGCCTCTCGCTCATCATCCTGGTGCTGATCATTTCGTATCGCAACGACTATCCGAAGGGCGAGATCGTGCCGCTGCGCCAGGTGTTCTGGATCTTCGTCGACGCGATCTGGGGCATGATCACGGTCCTGATCATCCTCGGCGGCATCCTCTCCGGCGTCTTCACGCCGACCGAGTCGGGCGCCGTCGCCTGCGTCTACGCCTTCCTGGTCACGATGTTCGTCTATCGCGACGTCAAATGGAGCGAGGTGCCCAAGCTGATCGGCCGGGTCGTGCGCACCGTCGGCATGGTCATGATCATGATCGGCTTCTCGATCGCCTTCGGCTACATGATGGCGATCATGCGCGTGCCGGCGATCGCGACGCAGTTCTTCATCGACATCTCGTCGGACAAGTACACGTTCCTGCTCTGGATCAACATCCTGCTGCTGCTGCTCGGCACGTTCATGGACCTCGCGCCGATGCTCTTGATCTGCACACCGATCTTCCTGCCGGTGATCAAGACCTTCGGCATCGACCCGGTGCATTTCGGGATCATCATGATCCTCAACCTCGGCATCGGCCTGCTCACGCCGCCGGTCGGGCCGACCATGGTGGTCGGCTGCGCGATCGGACGCGTCAGCATGGAGGCAGTGTCGCGCTCGATCCTGATCTTCTATGTGCCGATGGTGATCGTGCTGATGCTGGTGACTTACATCCCGGCGCTGACGCTCTGGCTGCCGAGCGCGGTGCTGGGGAAGTAG
- a CDS encoding TRAP transporter small permease: MKAQYIRAMDVIHRGCLIVAGACLVIITLIIPYGVFTRYVLNSAASWPEPLATLLMIVLSFTSAIVCYREYLHIGVGVLPAMLSDRNKILLGWVLELCMLGTNLFMLWWGIKLVETTWFQVMAEFPIVSVGLSYAPIPIAGGLTTLFIIERMMTREFFKEPEPETISQLTTE; encoded by the coding sequence ATGAAGGCGCAATACATCCGCGCGATGGACGTGATCCATCGCGGCTGTCTCATCGTGGCGGGCGCATGTCTCGTCATCATCACGCTGATCATTCCCTACGGCGTGTTCACGCGCTACGTGCTCAACAGCGCCGCCTCCTGGCCGGAGCCGCTCGCGACGCTCCTGATGATCGTGCTGTCGTTCACCTCCGCGATCGTTTGCTATCGCGAATACCTGCACATCGGCGTCGGCGTGCTGCCGGCGATGCTCAGCGACCGCAACAAGATCCTGCTCGGCTGGGTGCTCGAGCTCTGCATGCTCGGCACCAACCTGTTCATGCTGTGGTGGGGCATCAAGCTGGTCGAGACCACGTGGTTTCAGGTGATGGCCGAGTTTCCGATCGTCTCGGTCGGCCTCTCCTATGCGCCGATCCCGATCGCCGGCGGCCTGACCACGCTGTTCATCATCGAACGGATGATGACTCGGGAGTTCTTCAAGGAGCCTGAGCCCGAGACAATCAGCCAGCTCACGACCGAGTAG
- a CDS encoding TRAP transporter substrate-binding protein, with amino-acid sequence MNRREFLGNTAAAAAAAAVAAAGLAAPAVHAQAKQVLKAADVHPLGYPTVEAVEGIGKKLSAATNGRLSVQMFPSMQLGGEKEMIEQAQVGALQYARISTGPVGTIVDDLNVFNLPFVFRDVAHMRKVIDGPIGDELLKQISDNPKTQLIGLAWMDSGARNFYNKVRDIKSVEDLKGLKVRMMGNPIFVDTMNALGGNGVAMGMDQVMNALQTGVVDGAENNPPSYDSFGHVPVAKHYSLTEHLIIPEILVFSRKSFDAMSKDDQALIMKTGKESQLEQRALWDVRVGQAMKKIKDSGVNVIEIKDKKPFQDAVKPVWDKYGAKYAALVKRIQDVQ; translated from the coding sequence ATGAATAGACGCGAATTTCTTGGCAACACCGCTGCTGCTGCTGCTGCTGCTGCCGTGGCGGCGGCCGGGCTTGCCGCGCCCGCCGTGCATGCCCAGGCCAAGCAGGTCCTCAAGGCCGCCGACGTGCACCCGCTCGGCTACCCGACCGTCGAGGCGGTCGAGGGTATCGGCAAGAAGCTCTCCGCGGCGACCAACGGCCGGCTCAGCGTCCAGATGTTCCCGTCGATGCAGCTCGGCGGCGAAAAGGAGATGATCGAACAGGCCCAGGTCGGCGCGCTCCAGTATGCCCGCATCTCGACCGGCCCGGTCGGCACGATCGTCGACGATCTCAACGTGTTCAATCTGCCCTTCGTGTTCCGTGACGTCGCGCACATGCGCAAGGTGATCGATGGCCCGATCGGCGACGAACTGCTCAAGCAGATCAGCGACAATCCAAAGACGCAGCTCATCGGGCTCGCGTGGATGGATAGCGGCGCGCGCAACTTCTACAACAAGGTGCGCGACATCAAGTCGGTCGAGGACCTCAAGGGCCTCAAGGTCCGCATGATGGGCAACCCGATCTTTGTCGACACCATGAACGCGCTCGGCGGCAACGGCGTCGCCATGGGCATGGACCAGGTGATGAACGCGCTGCAGACCGGCGTGGTGGACGGCGCGGAGAACAACCCGCCGAGCTACGACTCGTTCGGCCACGTTCCGGTCGCCAAGCACTACTCGCTGACCGAACACCTGATCATTCCGGAAATCCTCGTGTTCTCGCGCAAGAGCTTCGACGCAATGTCGAAGGACGATCAGGCGCTGATCATGAAGACCGGCAAGGAGTCCCAGCTCGAACAACGCGCGTTGTGGGACGTGCGCGTCGGGCAGGCGATGAAGAAGATCAAGGACTCCGGCGTCAACGTGATCGAGATCAAGGACAAGAAGCCCTTCCAGGACGCCGTGAAGCCGGTGTGGGACAAGTACGGCGCGAAGTACGCCGCACTCGTCAAGCGCATCCAGGACGTCCAGTAA
- a CDS encoding DMT family transporter, which translates to MLPAILPFLFAVFWASSYAAAKIGLADISPYLFVAIRLSIAAVAAILLVIALRRPWGPLRRRWVHLMIGGSLVHGLALATAHKALVSVAATPTALVHAFHPILTAALGVVLLGDRFAWWQWLGFALGLAGVILGVPHDADYSIVALLAASLFGLSGGTLYLKKFAADVPPFEATAVQLIGGALLATVLVACFETPHIHVTPSLVGAMAWNVLAMSIVGMAVYNFMMDRFGAAKAASGFFLVPGASALIAWLLIDEHLKPIALIGLAASTIGVVLVWWKPRAT; encoded by the coding sequence ATGCTCCCTGCGATTCTCCCGTTTTTGTTCGCGGTCTTCTGGGCTTCGTCCTATGCGGCGGCCAAGATCGGGCTCGCCGACATCAGCCCCTATCTCTTTGTCGCGATCCGCCTCAGCATCGCGGCGGTCGCGGCGATCCTCCTGGTCATCGCCCTGCGGCGGCCATGGGGGCCATTGCGGCGCCGCTGGGTGCATCTGATGATCGGCGGCTCGCTGGTGCACGGCCTGGCGCTTGCTACCGCACACAAGGCCCTGGTCAGTGTTGCGGCAACGCCGACCGCGCTGGTGCACGCTTTCCATCCGATCTTGACTGCGGCACTCGGCGTGGTGCTGCTCGGCGACCGGTTTGCGTGGTGGCAATGGCTCGGCTTCGCGCTTGGCCTTGCCGGCGTCATCCTCGGCGTGCCGCATGACGCGGACTACAGCATCGTCGCGCTGCTTGCGGCGAGCCTGTTCGGTCTCTCGGGCGGGACGCTGTACCTGAAGAAATTCGCCGCGGACGTTCCGCCTTTCGAGGCAACGGCGGTCCAGCTGATTGGCGGCGCGCTGCTCGCGACCGTCCTCGTTGCCTGTTTCGAAACGCCGCACATTCATGTGACGCCAAGCCTCGTCGGCGCGATGGCGTGGAACGTGCTCGCGATGTCGATCGTCGGAATGGCGGTCTACAATTTCATGATGGACCGCTTCGGCGCCGCCAAGGCGGCGTCGGGCTTCTTCCTCGTGCCGGGCGCCTCCGCGCTGATCGCCTGGCTGCTCATCGACGAGCACTTGAAGCCCATCGCGTTGATCGGGCTCGCCGCCTCGACCATCGGGGTCGTTCTGGTGTGGTGGAAACCGCGCGCGACTTAA
- a CDS encoding antibiotic biosynthesis monooxygenase, which yields MRLTLSLAATLLAAAMTQAQAQAPAGPIYVAAYAEVGTNAVKDGIALLKQFRDMARKEDGNMGLDIAQELGRTNRFLILGIWKDQAALEAHGRFAGTTAFTEKFKAVQNAPIDVRVHNALSVADSGPAGKGAVYVASHVDVPPPRKDEIIAALNPLATESRKGAGNQRFDVWQQTSRPNHFTVIEAWKDQKAYDARGLAAPQRTFRDKLGPMLGALYDERLYRSID from the coding sequence ATGCGCCTGACACTTTCGCTCGCCGCCACGCTGCTCGCCGCCGCCATGACACAAGCCCAAGCACAAGCACCTGCCGGGCCGATCTATGTTGCGGCCTACGCTGAAGTCGGAACGAACGCCGTGAAGGACGGCATCGCGCTGCTGAAGCAGTTTCGCGATATGGCGCGCAAGGAAGACGGCAATATGGGCCTCGACATTGCCCAAGAGCTCGGCCGCACCAATCGCTTTCTCATTCTGGGGATCTGGAAGGATCAGGCGGCGTTGGAGGCGCACGGCAGGTTCGCAGGGACTACCGCCTTCACTGAGAAATTCAAAGCCGTACAGAACGCCCCGATCGATGTCCGGGTGCACAACGCGCTGTCGGTTGCCGACTCGGGCCCGGCCGGAAAGGGCGCTGTCTATGTGGCCAGCCACGTCGACGTGCCGCCGCCGCGCAAGGACGAGATCATCGCGGCGCTCAATCCACTCGCTACTGAGAGCCGCAAGGGCGCGGGCAACCAGCGCTTCGACGTGTGGCAGCAGACGAGCCGCCCCAACCACTTCACCGTAATCGAAGCCTGGAAGGACCAGAAGGCTTACGATGCGCGCGGGTTGGCGGCGCCGCAGCGCACGTTCCGTGACAAGCTTGGGCCGATGCTCGGCGCGCTCTACGACGAGCGGCTTTATCGTTCGATCGATTGA
- a CDS encoding DUF2171 domain-containing protein — MQQNIKEHMDVLGSDGGFVGKVDHVQGSEIKLTKGSDQSAQHHFIPLDWVANVDAKVHLSKAARDAKTQWRAAA, encoded by the coding sequence ATGCAGCAGAACATCAAGGAACACATGGACGTTCTGGGATCCGACGGCGGGTTTGTCGGAAAGGTCGATCACGTCCAGGGCTCCGAGATCAAGCTGACGAAGGGTTCTGACCAGTCCGCCCAACACCACTTCATCCCGCTGGATTGGGTCGCCAACGTGGACGCCAAGGTGCATCTGTCCAAGGCGGCCCGGGACGCAAAAACCCAGTGGCGCGCCGCGGCGTAG
- a CDS encoding SDR family NAD(P)-dependent oxidoreductase, with translation MSHYQTALIVGAGSGLSASLAHLFSKRGMKVALAARSTDKLSGLAAETGARVFACDATKRGEVETLFADTEAALGAPDVVVYNASFRTRGPLIELEPADVEKAIAVSAFGGFLVAQQAAKRMLPQGRGAILFTGASASVKGYSQSAPFAMGKFALRGLAQSMARELSPRGIHVAHFVIDGGIRSDRRPPSPDKPDALLDPDAIAQSYLHVLEQPRSAWTFELEVRPWVESF, from the coding sequence ATGTCGCACTACCAGACCGCTCTCATCGTCGGCGCCGGGAGCGGCTTGAGCGCATCGCTCGCCCACCTGTTCAGCAAACGCGGCATGAAGGTCGCGCTCGCGGCGCGCTCAACCGACAAGCTGTCCGGGCTTGCGGCGGAAACAGGCGCAAGGGTGTTCGCCTGCGATGCGACGAAGCGCGGCGAGGTCGAGACGCTGTTCGCCGATACGGAGGCCGCTCTCGGCGCGCCGGACGTCGTTGTCTACAACGCAAGCTTCCGCACCCGCGGGCCGCTCATTGAACTCGAACCGGCCGATGTCGAGAAGGCGATCGCGGTCTCGGCGTTCGGCGGATTCCTGGTGGCGCAGCAAGCAGCGAAGCGGATGCTCCCGCAGGGGAGGGGCGCGATCCTGTTCACCGGGGCATCGGCGAGCGTGAAGGGCTATTCGCAGTCCGCGCCGTTCGCGATGGGCAAGTTCGCGCTGCGCGGCCTCGCCCAGTCGATGGCGCGCGAGCTTTCTCCCCGCGGCATTCATGTGGCGCACTTCGTGATCGACGGCGGCATCCGCAGCGACCGCCGCCCGCCGTCACCGGACAAGCCGGACGCGCTACTCGACCCGGACGCGATCGCGCAGAGCTATCTGCATGTGCTGGAGCAGCCGCGCAGCGCCTGGACCTTCGAGCTCGAAGTGCGGCCCTGGGTGGAGAGTTTTTAG
- a CDS encoding DUF4062 domain-containing protein → MAGKSKHAVMLSSTYKELIDHRLAIQQAMLGQELFPVAMENDAALPDHDLISASLAKVDETDAYVGLISYRYGQAPADADRNPDKLSLTELEFRRALDRKIPICMFIMHDEHLIPRSAVTAETDLERTKLKAFIGLAKKDRIYAEFKSVDDLKAKAVQSLIKLREAIEKRVASVTAVVNVVDAESKPLEVPPGWEIVNREALAKIRANPPPLEEMVQFFDGILPTWRFALAHGVRPRAIAERLASRLHAIHAGATKPQVVLLAGAGGEGKSTAILHAAATLVEDTQQAWTCLHRQAANSQLPEDAFAKLPTKPDHAWVVVIDDADNIGPAILAAVKKVSARTDMHLLLAARDAEWQLKRLAPGMWQPFVDFRTQPLVGLDQEDARRIVAGWAAYGDEAMGKLKGRSEGDAVAALLGHASDFATRKEDGELLGALLVTRQGEDMRAHVRTLVNGLGRNPVIKSYSLRDIYVMVAAMHAENQLYLTRSVLAFALACEFSELEGKALLPLRREAMLDSGDTYVLTRHRRIAEAACAVMQEDDDDIHRWFAFLARAAQRRVSVLRNVTPEQANWSFGLAEHFIGKGEGWWFVARNVAKAVYEAEPTRPQGLTTYLAILRRTGRAADAMAGFKATGERYRKDRAALYEWGTVAGAVGDQGLSAWLDGRTLADGEPLDPRRCKLSLAGLGVAFRELFMASQDSAFAAGHSACGQLGLRLEEVDETTRGYFEKYVVDGRRNGIAELSPEQAVDAIRKAVILGANEVDPENDPVFFERLLGEPDSYRYTALLRMTGAAKATSSQQMNDKLGRRK, encoded by the coding sequence TTGGCCGGGAAGTCAAAGCACGCCGTGATGTTGTCGAGCACCTACAAGGAGCTCATCGATCACCGTCTAGCAATCCAGCAGGCAATGCTGGGGCAAGAGCTATTTCCCGTGGCGATGGAAAACGATGCGGCTTTACCTGATCATGACTTAATCAGCGCGTCCCTTGCAAAAGTAGATGAGACGGACGCCTATGTCGGATTGATCAGCTATCGGTACGGGCAAGCACCGGCGGATGCAGATCGAAATCCGGACAAATTGTCTTTGACCGAACTTGAGTTTCGGCGCGCGCTCGATCGCAAAATTCCGATTTGCATGTTCATCATGCACGACGAGCATCTTATTCCGCGAAGTGCAGTAACCGCCGAAACTGATTTGGAAAGAACTAAGCTGAAAGCCTTCATTGGGCTAGCCAAGAAAGATCGCATCTACGCGGAGTTCAAATCCGTCGACGACCTCAAGGCTAAGGCCGTCCAATCGTTGATCAAGTTGCGCGAAGCCATTGAGAAGCGAGTGGCGTCTGTCACCGCGGTCGTCAACGTGGTGGACGCGGAGTCCAAGCCACTCGAGGTGCCCCCAGGCTGGGAGATCGTCAACAGGGAGGCGCTGGCGAAAATTCGTGCGAACCCTCCGCCTCTAGAGGAAATGGTCCAGTTCTTTGACGGCATTCTGCCAACGTGGCGGTTTGCGCTTGCGCACGGCGTACGACCGCGGGCGATCGCCGAGCGGTTAGCAAGTCGCCTGCACGCCATCCATGCTGGCGCGACCAAACCGCAAGTCGTGCTGCTGGCTGGAGCTGGCGGCGAGGGCAAGTCCACGGCAATTCTGCACGCCGCCGCGACCTTGGTCGAGGACACGCAGCAGGCTTGGACCTGTCTTCATCGTCAAGCGGCGAATTCGCAACTGCCCGAGGATGCATTCGCGAAATTGCCGACGAAACCGGACCATGCGTGGGTGGTCGTCATCGACGACGCCGACAATATCGGTCCTGCCATCTTGGCGGCCGTGAAAAAGGTCAGCGCACGCACGGATATGCATCTGTTGCTGGCGGCGCGGGACGCTGAGTGGCAGCTCAAGCGACTTGCGCCCGGCATGTGGCAGCCATTCGTTGATTTTCGCACTCAGCCTCTGGTGGGTCTCGATCAGGAGGATGCCCGCCGGATCGTCGCGGGCTGGGCCGCCTATGGCGACGAAGCGATGGGAAAATTGAAGGGCCGTAGCGAGGGCGATGCCGTTGCTGCACTACTTGGCCATGCCAGCGACTTCGCAACTAGGAAGGAAGATGGAGAATTGCTGGGCGCGCTCCTGGTGACTCGACAGGGCGAGGACATGCGCGCTCATGTGCGTACGCTGGTAAATGGTCTCGGTCGAAACCCGGTGATCAAGTCGTATAGCTTGCGCGACATTTACGTGATGGTCGCGGCCATGCATGCCGAAAATCAACTCTATCTTACGCGTTCCGTGCTTGCCTTTGCTCTGGCATGCGAATTCAGCGAGTTAGAGGGCAAGGCCCTCTTACCGCTGCGGCGCGAAGCCATGCTCGATTCAGGGGATACTTATGTTCTCACTCGTCATCGCCGAATCGCAGAGGCCGCATGCGCTGTAATGCAGGAGGACGACGACGATATCCATCGCTGGTTCGCATTTTTGGCCCGGGCGGCACAAAGGCGCGTTTCGGTTCTCCGCAACGTGACGCCCGAACAGGCGAATTGGTCTTTTGGTCTGGCTGAGCATTTTATTGGAAAGGGCGAAGGCTGGTGGTTCGTGGCTCGAAATGTCGCGAAAGCAGTATACGAGGCAGAGCCTACAAGGCCGCAAGGGCTAACAACCTACTTAGCTATCCTCCGCCGCACGGGTCGGGCGGCAGATGCAATGGCTGGATTCAAGGCTACCGGCGAGCGCTATCGTAAAGATCGCGCGGCGCTCTACGAGTGGGGCACCGTCGCCGGGGCAGTGGGTGATCAAGGACTGAGCGCTTGGCTGGACGGGCGGACACTGGCCGACGGCGAACCGCTGGACCCAAGGCGATGCAAGCTTTCGCTCGCCGGCCTTGGTGTCGCGTTCCGCGAGCTTTTTATGGCCTCGCAAGACAGCGCGTTCGCCGCTGGGCATTCCGCCTGCGGCCAACTCGGACTACGCTTGGAAGAGGTGGATGAGACCACACGCGGCTACTTCGAGAAATATGTCGTCGATGGTCGCCGCAACGGCATTGCCGAGCTTTCGCCAGAGCAAGCGGTCGACGCTATACGCAAGGCGGTAATCCTCGGTGCAAACGAGGTAGATCCGGAAAATGACCCGGTCTTCTTCGAAAGGCTGCTCGGCGAGCCGGACAGCTACCGCTACACGGCGCTGCTCCGCATGACTGGCGCCGCAAAGGCGACCTCTTCGCAGCAAATGAATGACAAGCTCGGCCGCCGAAAGTGA
- a CDS encoding tripartite tricarboxylate transporter substrate binding protein has protein sequence MATLLRAGFAALALSLIQPAAAQDYPARQVRIIVPFGAGGPADVYARVIAQHLSEELKQTFIVEDRPGAGSIIGTDAVAKSAPDGYTLLLMSNTHTTNESLVHNKPFELMRDFVPVATLNYSDLIMVVHPAVPAKDLKEFIALAKSKPGELNYASSGTGTPYHMAGELFKSMSGTDIVHVPHKASGEARNAVIGGHVQMMFDAITTMATNAKAGQVRALGTTGTKRSELTPDVPTIAEAGVPGYEATIWLGIMAPAGTPKEIVDKLNAEINKVIARPDVKEAWAKQGAVPMVMTPAEFDKYLRADIEKWAKVVKAAGLETH, from the coding sequence ATGGCCACCTTGCTGCGCGCCGGATTTGCGGCGCTTGCGCTTTCACTGATCCAGCCGGCCGCGGCGCAGGACTATCCGGCACGGCAGGTGCGCATCATCGTGCCGTTCGGCGCGGGCGGCCCCGCCGACGTCTATGCGCGTGTGATCGCGCAGCATTTGTCGGAAGAGCTCAAGCAGACTTTCATCGTCGAGGACCGGCCGGGTGCAGGCTCGATCATCGGGACGGATGCCGTCGCGAAGTCTGCCCCCGACGGATACACGCTGCTCCTGATGTCCAATACGCACACGACCAACGAGTCGCTCGTTCACAACAAGCCGTTCGAGCTGATGCGCGATTTCGTGCCGGTCGCGACATTGAACTATTCGGATCTCATCATGGTGGTGCACCCGGCCGTACCGGCGAAAGATCTGAAGGAGTTCATCGCGCTGGCGAAGTCGAAGCCGGGCGAACTCAACTACGCCTCGTCAGGCACCGGCACGCCGTATCACATGGCCGGCGAGCTGTTTAAGTCGATGAGCGGGACGGACATCGTCCATGTCCCGCACAAGGCATCCGGCGAAGCGCGCAATGCGGTGATCGGCGGCCACGTGCAAATGATGTTCGACGCGATCACCACGATGGCGACGAATGCCAAGGCCGGGCAGGTGAGGGCGCTCGGCACGACCGGGACGAAGCGATCCGAGCTGACCCCGGACGTACCGACGATCGCCGAGGCAGGCGTTCCGGGCTATGAGGCGACGATCTGGCTCGGCATCATGGCGCCGGCCGGCACGCCGAAGGAGATCGTCGACAAGCTCAACGCCGAGATCAACAAGGTGATCGCGCGGCCGGACGTCAAAGAGGCATGGGCCAAGCAGGGCGCGGTTCCGATGGTCATGACCCCGGCCGAATTCGACAAGTATCTGCGGGCGGACATCGAGAAATGGGCCAAGGTCGTGAAGGCGGCGGGACTCGAGACACACTGA
- a CDS encoding acetyl/propionyl/methylcrotonyl-CoA carboxylase subunit alpha, whose translation MFGSVLIANRGEIAVRVARTAKRLGMRVIAVYSEADAGALHVRVADEAYLIGPPPARESYLVIGKIIEAASLAHADCIHPGYGFLSENPQFAEACAAAGIVFVGPPPSAIRAMGLKDQAKALMEKAGVPVVPGYHGELQDPKFLKEKAYQIGYPVLIKAVAGGGGKGMRRVDKHAEFDAALEGATREAQSAFGDARMLIEKYVTAPRHIEMQVFADSHGNVIHLNERDCSLQRRHQKVIEEAPAPGMTVEVRDAMGRAATEAARAVGYQGAGTVEFIADGARGLRPDGFWFMEMNTRLQVEHPVTEAITGLDLVELQFRVAAGEKLPLTQADVRIDGHAAEARLYAEDPERNFLPSSGKLAALEFPKREGLRIDMGVEAGSVVSPYYDPMIAKVIAHGHDRADALLRLAVALSETVVVGPRSNAAFLSRLASHPEFCSGQFDTGFIDRHLADLTRIDPKAEAAVVGAAVEALVAPRPREPAATPWRDPWSAIDGFSFGPQRQLDLDIMVEGHPRKATIVWHKGPHVNVDGAPAARGVRILPVPGGVVAIGQGVQRHVALKSYDTIDVDHLDGDGTVTAPMHGKVLAIFVTAGANVTKGERVAVVEAMKMEHALLAPADGIVSDISAQVGAQVAEGAKILTIEPRGE comes from the coding sequence ATGTTCGGTTCGGTCCTGATCGCCAATCGCGGCGAGATCGCGGTCCGCGTTGCGCGCACCGCGAAGCGCCTCGGAATGCGCGTGATCGCGGTCTACTCGGAGGCAGACGCCGGCGCATTGCACGTGCGCGTCGCCGACGAGGCTTATCTCATCGGTCCGCCGCCGGCGCGCGAGAGCTATCTGGTGATCGGCAAGATCATCGAAGCCGCTTCGCTCGCGCATGCCGACTGCATCCATCCGGGCTACGGCTTCCTCTCCGAGAACCCTCAATTCGCCGAAGCCTGCGCGGCGGCCGGCATCGTGTTCGTCGGCCCGCCGCCGAGCGCGATCCGCGCGATGGGGCTGAAGGACCAGGCCAAGGCGCTGATGGAGAAGGCCGGCGTCCCGGTCGTGCCCGGCTATCACGGCGAATTGCAGGATCCGAAGTTCCTCAAGGAGAAGGCCTACCAGATCGGCTACCCGGTGCTGATCAAGGCGGTCGCGGGCGGCGGCGGCAAGGGCATGCGCCGCGTCGACAAGCACGCCGAGTTCGACGCCGCGCTCGAGGGCGCGACCCGCGAGGCGCAATCGGCCTTCGGCGATGCGCGCATGCTGATCGAGAAATACGTGACCGCGCCGCGCCATATCGAGATGCAGGTGTTCGCCGACAGCCATGGCAACGTCATTCACCTGAACGAGCGCGATTGTTCGCTGCAGCGCCGCCACCAGAAGGTGATCGAGGAGGCGCCTGCGCCGGGCATGACCGTCGAAGTGCGCGACGCGATGGGCCGCGCCGCAACCGAAGCGGCGCGCGCGGTCGGCTACCAAGGCGCCGGAACGGTGGAGTTCATCGCGGATGGCGCACGGGGCCTTCGTCCGGACGGCTTCTGGTTCATGGAGATGAACACGCGGCTACAGGTCGAGCACCCGGTGACGGAGGCAATCACCGGGCTCGATCTGGTCGAGCTGCAATTCCGCGTCGCGGCGGGCGAAAAACTGCCGCTCACGCAAGCCGATGTGCGGATCGACGGCCATGCCGCGGAGGCGCGGCTCTACGCCGAAGACCCGGAGCGCAATTTCCTGCCCTCGAGCGGCAAGCTTGCAGCATTGGAGTTTCCGAAACGCGAGGGGCTGCGCATCGATATGGGCGTCGAGGCGGGTTCCGTGGTGTCGCCCTACTACGACCCGATGATCGCCAAGGTGATCGCGCACGGCCACGATCGTGCTGATGCGCTGTTGCGGCTTGCGGTGGCGCTGAGTGAGACCGTGGTAGTCGGGCCGCGCAGCAATGCGGCATTTCTATCCCGGCTTGCCAGCCATCCGGAGTTTTGCTCAGGCCAGTTCGACACCGGCTTCATCGATCGTCATCTCGCCGATCTCACGCGCATCGATCCGAAGGCGGAGGCTGCAGTCGTTGGCGCGGCGGTGGAAGCGCTGGTGGCGCCGAGACCAAGGGAGCCGGCCGCGACGCCATGGCGCGATCCCTGGAGCGCCATCGATGGATTTTCCTTTGGGCCACAACGGCAACTCGATCTCGACATCATGGTCGAGGGTCATCCGCGCAAGGCAACAATCGTCTGGCACAAGGGCCCACATGTGAACGTGGATGGCGCTCCGGCGGCACGGGGCGTGCGGATCCTGCCCGTGCCCGGTGGCGTCGTGGCGATCGGCCAGGGCGTGCAGCGCCATGTCGCGCTGAAGAGCTACGACACGATCGATGTCGATCATCTCGATGGCGACGGCACTGTCACGGCGCCGATGCACGGCAAAGTGTTGGCGATCTTTGTTACTGCCGGCGCAAACGTCACCAAAGGCGAGCGCGTGGCCGTCGTCGAGGCAATGAAGATGGAACATGCGCTGCTGGCGCCGGCTGACGGTATTGTGAGTGATATTTCGGCGCAGGTCGGCGCGCAGGTCGCCGAGGGCGCCAAAATTCTGACCATCGAACCAAGAGGCGAATAA